Below is a genomic region from Flavobacterium ginsengisoli.
TTGCGTTGTATTGTAATTCTTTTGATACAATATTCTATAGATTTCCTGAATTTCTCTAATTTTTTCAGTACTAAAACCTCTTCTTCGTAAACCAACAGAATTAATTCCTACATAAGACAAAGGCTCTTTTGTCGCCTTTGTAAATGGCGGAACGTCTTTTCTAACCAAAGATCCTCCAGAAATCATAGCGTGATCTCCAATATGAATAAACTGGTGAATCGCCGCTAAACCTCCAATAACTGCATGATTTCCAACAACTACGTGTCCAGCTAATGCAACACCATTTACAATAATTGCATTGTTTCCGATCTCACAGTCGTGCGCGATGTGAGCATAAGCCATTACTAAACAATTGTTTCCAATTACAGTTTGGCCAGAAGCAATAGTCCCTCTATTAATAGTTACACATTCTCTAATTGTACAATTATCGCCAATAATAGCAAGAGAATCTTCACCTCCAAATTTTAAATCTTGTGGCACCGCAGAAATTACTGCTCCTGGGAAAATATTACAATTTTTTCCAATTCGAGCACCTTCCATAATGGTCACGTTTGAACCAATCCAAGTACCATCACCAATAACAACATTATTGTGAATTGTTGTAAATGGCTCTATTACAACGTTTTTAGCGATTTTCGCGCCTGGATGAACATATGCTAATGGTTGATTCATCTGTATGTTTTATATTTTTAATTAAAATATTCTAATTTGAAGCAACAAACCTAAACAATAAATTTGATAATTTATTATTGTTTCCTTGCTATTTGTGCCATTAATTCTGCCTCGGTTACTAATTTACCATTTGCATAAGCATTTGCTTGCATATGGCAAATTCCTCTTCTGATAGGAGAAATTAACTCACATTTAAAGATTAAAGTATCACCTGGCAATACTTTGTGTTTAAATTTAACATTATCAATTTTCATGAAATATGTCAAATAATTTTCAGGATCTGGAACAGTACTTAACACTAAAATTCCACCTGTTTGAGCCATTGCTTCAACAATTAATACACCTGGCATAACTGGAGCTTCTGGAAAGTGACCAACGAAGAAATTCTCGTTCATGGTAACATTTTTCAATCCTACTACGTGACGATCAGACATTTCGATAATTCTGTCAATTAACAAGAATGGAGGTCTGTGAGGCAGCATAGACATGATTTTATGAATATCCATCAATGGTTCTTGATGCAAATCATAAGTAGGAACATGATTTCTCTGCTCTATCTTGATAATTTTTGCTAATTTTTTAGCAAACTGAGTGTTTACAAAGTGTCCTGGTTTGTTAGCAATAATTTTTCCTTGGATACGAACTCCAATTAAAGATAAATCTCCAATTACATCTAGCAATTTATGTCTTGTTGCTTCGTTTGGATAGTGCAAAGTCAAGTTATCTAAAACTCCGTTTGGTTTAACTGAAATCTCTTCTTTACCAAACGCTTTCTTTAAATTCTCCATTGTAGACTCAGAGATTTCTTTATCTACATACACAATTGCATTGTTTAAATCTCCACCTTTAATAAGTCCGTGCTCTAACAAAGACTCTAATTCGTGAAGGAAACTAAAAGTTCTAGAACTCGCAATTTCAGATTTAAAATCTGCTAAACTTTTTAAAGTAGCATTTTGAGTACCTAAAACTTTAGTACCAAAATCTACCATAGTTGTTACTTGATATTCGTCGCTAGGCATAACAAGAATTTCGCTTCCAGTAGCTTCATCTGTAAAAGAAATTACTTCTTTAACTACGTAAACATTTCTGCTTGCATCTTGTTCTTCAATTCCAGCTTTCTCTATCGCTTCAACAAAATATTTTGATGAACCATCCATAATTGGTAGTTCAGAGGCATTCAATTCAATAATAACATTATCCAAATCACAACCAACCACTGCAGCCAAAACGTGTTCTGGTGTTTGAATTTTTACACCAAGTTTCTCAAGATTTGTTCCTCTTTGAGTATTAACAACATAATTAGCATCAGCTTCAATTACTGGTTGACCTTGCAAATCTACTCTTACAAAAGTGAAACCATTATTAACGGGTGCAGGTTTAAAAGTCATTGTAACTTCTTTTCCAGTGTGTAAACCAACTCCTGTTAGCGAAATTTCATTTTTGATGGTCTTCTGTTTAACCATTATTTCCATTTTTTGGGTTTATTATTTGTTTTTTTAATTCTTCAACTTCAGCCACAATTTTAGGCAGATTCTTAAAATGAACATACGATTTATTAAAATCACTATATCCAAGTGATGGCGAACCTTGTAAAACTTCACCATCTTTAATGTTTCTTGAAACGCCAGACTGTGCCTGAACTCTAACATTATTGCCAATTGTTAAATGGCCTACTATACCAACTTGTCCTCCAATCATACAGTTCTCGCCAATTTTTGTAGAACCTGCTACCCCACTTTGAGCGACTATCACAGTATTTTTTCCAATTTCTACATTGTGAGCAATCTGAATTTGATTGTCTAATTTAACCCCTTTTCTAATTATTGTAGAACCAAGGGTTGCTCTGTCGATTGTAGTATTTGCACCAATATCTACGTTATCCTCAATAATAACATTACCAATTTGTGGTACTTTACTATATTCTCCATCTTCATTTGGAGCAAATCCAAAACCATCAGCACCGATAATAACACCAGAATGAACAGTACAATTGTTTCCTATTACAGTTTCTGAATAGATTTTTGCACCAGCAAAGATGAATACATTATCACCAATAGTAACATTGTCACCAATAAAACTATTTGGATATATTTTCACATTATTGCCCAAAACTACATTTTGTCCAATATAACTAAAACTTCCCAAATATAAATTTTCTCCATATTTGGTTCCTTCAGACATAAATGACTGAGGCTCGATACCTGTTTTATTTAATTTTACTTGATTATAAAAATGTAAAAGTTTAGAAAACGCTTGCATAAGCATCTTCCACTTTAATAAGTGTAGTAGTAATTTCCTGTTCTGGAATAAAGCTATCATTAACAATTGTTACTGTCGCTTTTGTAGTATATATATAATTGATATACTTTGGATTAGCCAAAAAAGTAAGCGACCCTTCGTCCCCTTCTTCGATTTTAGAAAGCTTAGAAACTTCTGCATTGGGATTCCCAACAACTTCTCCTTCTAAAATTCCTGCTATTTGTTCTGCTGTAAATTTCATCGCGACAAAAATATAAAAAATAGGTTTTAAATGTTAATTTTATATAAGTTGTTTTGGGAAACAGATATAATATTTTGTCACCAATTTAGATAACGATTTCAAATTCAGTTGGTCAGAAGCTTCAACAACATCTTCAATTGTTTTATCTTTTTTCAAAATACGAATAGGTTCTGCTTCCTTACTATAGGCTTGGTTTTTAATTTTACCTCTAAAAATAAAATATCCTGCATCTAATTGCGAAATATGATGCTTATTAGCAAACTGCTCTTTTAAAGATTGAGATTCTTCCATAGAAACTTTCTCAGCGCTCATTTTAATTTTAAGCAAATCTCTATTAATTATCATTTTGCTTAAAGTGCTTAAAACGAAATCGTCCTGTCGCTGCCAAGCTTTTAAAGCACTAATAATATCAAAATCATCCAATTGAGAAAACAAGTCGAGCTTTTCGGCATCAAAATTTTCTAGAGTTATTTTATTATGCATAAAATAAGAAAGAGGCTCACTGCAAGGAAGATCTACTCCTTTCAAAACCAATTCTTTTGCTCTTTTTAAGACTTTCATTAAAATCAATTCGGCAACCAAACTTGTTTTATGCAAATAAGCTTGCCAGTACATTAATCTCCTAGAAAGCAGAAATTTCTCTACAGAATAAATTCCTTTTTCTTCAATTACTAAAACATCATTTTCAACATTCATCATCTGAATCAATCGTTCAGAGTTTACATTTCCTTCAGCAACACCTGTATAAAAACTATCTCGTTTCAAGTAATCCATTCGATCCATATCCAACTGACTTGAAATCAATTGCAACATGAATTTTCTATGGTATTCACCTTTAAAAACCTGAATCGCCAAACTTAATCTTCCGCCAAATTCTTCATTTAACTGATTCATAAATAATAGTGAAATGGCTTCGTGGTGCACATCTTCAACAATACTTTTTTCCATCGCATGAGAAAACGGCCCATGCCCTATATCATGAAGCAAAATTGCTATTAAAAGCGCATTTTCTTCTTCTTCAGAAATCACAACCTCTTTAAAACGAAGCGTGTCAATAGCTTTTTTCATCAAATGCATACATCCTAATGCATGATGAAAACGAGTATGATTCGCTCCTGGATACACCAAATACGATAATCCCATCTGTGAAATACGGCGTAGACGCTGAAAATAAGGATGCTGAATTAGATCGTAAACCAGCTCATTCGGAATCGTAATGAAGCCATATATAGGATCGTTGAATATTTTTAATTTATTGATCTGAGTCACAGTCTCGTTATTTTTTTGGTCAACAAATATAAGTAAATAAGTATAAAGAGCTCGGTGTTTTTTATTTAAAAATCACACTCTAAAATATGATGATTATCAATAAAATACATTAAAAAATGTTAAATTTCAAAATAAAATCATGGTTTAACTTTGGTAATTTTATACTATTTTTAATACTTTTTAAGTTCTATAACTTTAAATTGCAGTAAAATTAAATTGATTTATGGATAAGATAAAGATACTTTGGGTCGACGATGAAATCGATCTTTTAAAGCCCCACATATTATTTCTAGAAAAAAGAATTACGAAGTTACTACTTGCAATAACGGCCTTGATGCGATTGCGTTGTTTGAAGAAGATAATTTTGATATTGTTTTTCTAGATGAAAACATGCCTGGAATGAGCGGATTAGAAACGCTTTCTGAAATGAAAGAAAAAAATCAGCGATTCCGATGATTATGATCACCAAAAGCGAGGAAGAATACATTATGGAAGAAGCCATTGGTTCTAAAATCGCCGATTATTTGATTAAACCCGTAAATCCGAACCAAATTCTATTGAGTTTGAAGAAAAATCTAGATGATTCGAGATTAATCACCGAAAAAACCACTTTAGATTATCAGAAAGAATTTAGAA
It encodes:
- the lpxA gene encoding acyl-ACP--UDP-N-acetylglucosamine O-acyltransferase, with translation MNQPLAYVHPGAKIAKNVVIEPFTTIHNNVVIGDGTWIGSNVTIMEGARIGKNCNIFPGAVISAVPQDLKFGGEDSLAIIGDNCTIRECVTINRGTIASGQTVIGNNCLVMAYAHIAHDCEIGNNAIIVNGVALAGHVVVGNHAVIGGLAAIHQFIHIGDHAMISGGSLVRKDVPPFTKATKEPLSYVGINSVGLRRRGFSTEKIREIQEIYRILYQKNYNTTQALSIIEAEMEATPERDEILDFIRNSSRGIMKGYSGNY
- a CDS encoding HD domain-containing protein, translated to MTQINKLKIFNDPIYGFITIPNELVYDLIQHPYFQRLRRISQMGLSYLVYPGANHTRFHHALGCMHLMKKAIDTLRFKEVVISEEEENALLIAILLHDIGHGPFSHAMEKSIVEDVHHEAISLLFMNQLNEEFGGRLSLAIQVFKGEYHRKFMLQLISSQLDMDRMDYLKRDSFYTGVAEGNVNSERLIQMMNVENDVLVIEEKGIYSVEKFLLSRRLMYWQAYLHKTSLVAELILMKVLKRAKELVLKGVDLPCSEPLSYFMHNKITLENFDAEKLDLFSQLDDFDIISALKAWQRQDDFVLSTLSKMIINRDLLKIKMSAEKVSMEESQSLKEQFANKHHISQLDAGYFIFRGKIKNQAYSKEAEPIRILKKDKTIEDVVEASDQLNLKSLSKLVTKYYICFPKQLI
- a CDS encoding bifunctional UDP-3-O-[3-hydroxymyristoyl] N-acetylglucosamine deacetylase/3-hydroxyacyl-ACP dehydratase, which produces MVKQKTIKNEISLTGVGLHTGKEVTMTFKPAPVNNGFTFVRVDLQGQPVIEADANYVVNTQRGTNLEKLGVKIQTPEHVLAAVVGCDLDNVIIELNASELPIMDGSSKYFVEAIEKAGIEEQDASRNVYVVKEVISFTDEATGSEILVMPSDEYQVTTMVDFGTKVLGTQNATLKSLADFKSEIASSRTFSFLHELESLLEHGLIKGGDLNNAIVYVDKEISESTMENLKKAFGKEEISVKPNGVLDNLTLHYPNEATRHKLLDVIGDLSLIGVRIQGKIIANKPGHFVNTQFAKKLAKIIKIEQRNHVPTYDLHQEPLMDIHKIMSMLPHRPPFLLIDRIIEMSDRHVVGLKNVTMNENFFVGHFPEAPVMPGVLIVEAMAQTGGILVLSTVPDPENYLTYFMKIDNVKFKHKVLPGDTLIFKCELISPIRRGICHMQANAYANGKLVTEAELMAQIARKQ